One part of the Candidatus Kouleothrix ribensis genome encodes these proteins:
- a CDS encoding amino acid adenylation domain-containing protein gives MSNLSQRIADLPPEQRALLEQRLKQGEALNTFQLSFAQERLWFLDQLEPGSAFYTIPTMVRLRGPLDAPALQAALGQLAQRHESLRTTFATIEGRPVQVVAPTPALSLAEHDLRDLPAPTRMAAAQQLAEAIIQQPFELARGPLLRAALLRLADDDQLLLLALHHTIGDGWSLGVLVRELVACYRASAAGQPAELPALPLQYADYAAWQRKRLQGALLERQLAYWRAQLAEAPPLLVLPTDRPRPPVLTTHGALHALALPRPLAAALTALGQREGSTLFMVLLAGFQALLARWSGQTDLLVGSPIAGRTRPELEGLIGCFVNTLVLRANLADNPSFRTLIGRVRDTTLGAFAHQDLPFERLVEALQPTRDLRYAPVFQVMFVLQNAPQPMLEIGGLRVEPVALPSQTARFDLTLTLGETAEGLAGLFEYNTDLFDATTIARLAEYFQTLLAGAVAAPDRALADLPLLSAAERTRQLVEWNAGTPAGAPTLPFQRLFEQQAARDPAALALVAGDQQLSYAALNARANQLAHHLRTLGIGPEARVALGLARSPELVLAMLAVLKAGGAFLPLDMAYPAERLAAMLADAQVAAVISTTGLAEQLPAPGAPLVLLDRDTAQIAAQSAANPPDLAAPEHAAYLIYTSGSTGRPKGVLLTHRGLSNLAAAQAHAFGVRPGEQTLQFASPSFDAAIFEIVLALQAGATLCLGLGAALIDGAALARLLREQAISCATLTPTVLALLPDTPLPALRTLIVAGEDCPAELAARWAAGRRFLNAYGPTEATVWATLAEYTAGHPPIGRPIANTQAYLLDRHMQLVPAGTPAELYLGGAGLARGYLHRPDLTAERFVPDPFGTTPGARLYRTGDMARYRPDGQIEFLGRADQQVKLRGMRIELGEIAATLRQHAAVREAAVLLRDYAPGDQRLVAYVVPAEQAPDHTPTLPAGLRAFLKQRLPEYMLPAALVPLAALPQTPGGKLDQRALPVPLAQPQPAAPGALQGQLEHTIAAIWQSLLGVAAVGRDDNFFDLGGHSLLIVQVQHQLNAALGREIAIVELFRYPTVGTLAQFLAGAAGDGAPDAGQARASARRGRPAPHDQAVAIIGMSARFPGAPDIASFWQNLRDGVESISFFSEHELLDAGVSPALLAQPNYVRASGVIDGADLFDAAFFGYSPREAEIMDPQQRVFLECAWAALEDAGYPPDATPVPTGVYGGVSLNRYWLNLAGNPAISETMGGFHTVMSNDRDFLTTRVSYKLNLRGPSVNIQSACSTSLVAVHSACQALLHHECDMALAGGVSVAAPAKTGYTYHEGGIAAPDGHCRAFDAQARGTVYGSGVGLVVLKRLADALADHDQIYAVIKGSASNNDGARKVGYTAPSVEGQAEVIAEALALADLSPASIGYVEAHGTGTPLGDPIEVAALNQAFRASALPAGACALGSVKSNVGHLDAAAGIAGLIKATLALKHAQIPPSLHFSQPNPQIDFAAGPFYVNAQLAAWPTTGQPRRAGVSSFGIGGTNAHVVLEQAPEQAPEPPGQPWQLVLLSAKTAPALDAAAANMAAYLRHNPGANLADLAYTLQVGRSRFSHRRAVLCRTTDEAAGALEAGDPQLVFDEQQPARDRPVVFMFPGGGGQHVRMAHELYAAEPVFRAQVDACAELLAPHLGCDLRAVLFATPEQADAAAQQLAQTALALPALFTVCYALAQLWQSWGLRPAALIGHSLGEYVAACLAGVFRLPDALALVATRGRLMQALPPGRMLSVALPEAAVRARLGHGLDLAAVNGPALCVVSGPAQALAAFEQALRAEQIECQPVPIDVAAHSAMVDPILAEFGACVRGMPLQPPQIACISGVSGTWLTDAEATDPAYWVRHLRQTVRFADGVAELLREPARVLLEVGPGRALSAMARLQAGDDPAVTTLASLPSRHDRQPELAVLYGALARLWLAGAAIDWPAVHAHAPRRRVSLPTYPFERWRFWIDPQPAARPAAAPRLDPQDWLHAPSWTRALPLRRLAPAELAQQPRRWLLLLDEAGLGEQLALRLAQAGHTVLTAQPGLQFAQLAPGRYTLDPAQPEGYDTLLGALQLAGQLPEIILHLWAMQPASPPYDSFERFERAQERGLYSLLRLAQALGSLELAAPIRLGVIADRLYAVTGSEPIAPEQATLLAACKVIPQEYPQITCRSLDVRVSPAELRPDAIVLDQIIAELVAEDGSDTLAYRGPHRWRPAFEPIRAAPAAEPRLRQQGVYMITGGMGGIGALLAGFLARQAQARLVLVGRRAPPPRAEWPAWLAAHPADDPISARIELVYALEAHGAEVLALAADVADLAQMRAVVAQAQARFGPLHGVIHAAGVPGGGMIQLRTPAEVAASLAPKARGTLVLDALVRDMPLDFLVLFSSLNALLGGFGQADYCAANLFLDAFAQARSGAAGPEVLSINWSLWRGVGMATLGGLAGALGDTVQPERAGMAPEQALQVFDRILRLGRLPQVVVSLLPPEALLEQSRQLTRAAIEQALAQAPAAPAVARHPRRNLPTAYVAPRTDTERRIAELWEQLLGVTPIGINDNFFDLGGHSLLAIQLVGQLRAEFQADVSLHGLFETPTVAQVAAGITAGPAPGAQAETLEAMLQMVEGLSDDEVAALLLGSSPEGDTTP, from the coding sequence ATGAGCAATCTCTCACAGCGCATCGCCGATCTGCCGCCCGAGCAGCGCGCGCTGCTCGAACAGCGCCTGAAGCAAGGCGAGGCCCTGAATACATTCCAGCTCTCGTTCGCGCAAGAGCGGCTGTGGTTCCTCGATCAGCTTGAGCCTGGCAGCGCGTTCTACACCATCCCGACCATGGTGCGGCTGCGCGGGCCGCTCGATGCCCCGGCGCTCCAGGCCGCGCTAGGCCAGCTGGCCCAGCGGCACGAATCCCTGCGCACGACCTTCGCGACGATCGAGGGCCGGCCGGTGCAGGTGGTTGCGCCAACGCCGGCGCTGAGCCTGGCCGAGCACGACCTGCGCGACCTGCCCGCGCCCACGCGCATGGCGGCTGCGCAGCAGCTGGCCGAGGCGATCATCCAGCAGCCCTTCGAGCTGGCGCGCGGCCCGCTGCTGCGCGCGGCGCTGCTGCGCCTGGCCGACGACGACCAGCTGCTGCTGCTGGCGCTGCACCACACGATCGGCGATGGCTGGTCGCTGGGCGTGCTGGTGCGCGAGCTGGTGGCCTGCTACCGCGCCAGCGCCGCCGGCCAGCCGGCCGAGCTGCCCGCGCTGCCGCTGCAGTATGCCGACTATGCCGCATGGCAGCGCAAGCGCCTCCAGGGCGCGCTGCTCGAACGCCAGCTGGCCTACTGGCGCGCGCAGCTGGCCGAGGCCCCGCCGCTGCTCGTGCTGCCGACCGACCGGCCGCGCCCGCCGGTGCTCACCACACACGGCGCGCTGCATGCGCTGGCGCTGCCCCGCCCGCTCGCCGCCGCGCTCACCGCGCTGGGCCAGCGCGAAGGCAGCACCCTGTTCATGGTGCTGCTGGCCGGCTTCCAGGCCCTGCTGGCGCGCTGGAGCGGCCAGACCGACCTGCTGGTGGGCAGCCCGATCGCAGGGCGCACCCGCCCCGAGCTGGAAGGCCTGATCGGCTGCTTCGTGAACACGCTGGTGCTGCGCGCCAACCTGGCGGATAACCCCAGCTTCCGCACGCTGATTGGGCGCGTGCGCGACACCACCCTGGGCGCCTTCGCCCACCAGGATCTGCCATTCGAGCGGCTGGTCGAGGCGCTCCAGCCCACGCGCGACCTGCGCTACGCGCCGGTGTTCCAGGTGATGTTCGTGCTGCAAAACGCGCCACAGCCTATGCTCGAGATCGGCGGGCTGCGCGTCGAGCCGGTGGCGCTGCCGAGCCAGACCGCGCGCTTCGACCTGACGCTCACGCTTGGCGAAACCGCCGAGGGGCTGGCCGGCCTGTTCGAGTACAACACCGACCTGTTCGATGCCACCACGATCGCGCGGCTGGCCGAGTATTTCCAGACCCTGCTGGCCGGCGCCGTTGCCGCCCCCGATCGCGCGCTAGCCGACCTGCCGCTGCTGAGTGCGGCTGAGCGCACGCGCCAGCTGGTGGAGTGGAACGCCGGCACGCCGGCCGGCGCGCCCACGCTGCCGTTTCAGCGCCTGTTCGAGCAGCAGGCCGCCCGCGACCCGGCCGCACTGGCGCTGGTGGCCGGCGATCAGCAGCTGAGCTACGCCGCGCTGAACGCGCGCGCCAACCAGCTGGCGCACCACCTGCGCACGCTGGGCATCGGGCCCGAGGCGCGCGTCGCGCTGGGCCTGGCGCGCTCGCCCGAGCTGGTGCTGGCCATGCTGGCCGTGCTGAAGGCCGGCGGCGCGTTCCTGCCGCTCGACATGGCCTACCCGGCCGAGCGCCTGGCCGCCATGCTGGCCGACGCGCAGGTGGCGGCGGTGATCAGTACCACCGGCCTGGCCGAGCAGCTGCCCGCGCCCGGCGCGCCGCTGGTGCTGCTCGACCGCGACACCGCGCAGATCGCCGCGCAGAGCGCGGCCAACCCGCCCGACCTGGCCGCGCCCGAGCATGCCGCCTACCTGATCTACACCTCAGGCTCGACCGGCCGGCCCAAGGGCGTGCTGCTGACCCACCGCGGCCTGAGCAACCTGGCCGCCGCGCAGGCCCACGCGTTTGGCGTGCGGCCGGGCGAGCAGACGCTACAGTTTGCCTCACCCAGCTTCGATGCCGCGATCTTCGAGATCGTGCTGGCGCTCCAGGCCGGCGCGACGCTCTGCCTGGGCCTGGGCGCGGCGCTGATCGACGGCGCGGCGCTGGCCCGGCTGCTGCGCGAGCAGGCGATCAGCTGCGCTACGCTGACGCCGACTGTGCTGGCGCTGCTGCCCGACACGCCGCTGCCGGCGCTGCGCACGCTGATCGTCGCCGGCGAAGATTGCCCGGCCGAGCTGGCCGCGCGCTGGGCCGCCGGGCGGCGCTTCTTGAATGCCTACGGCCCAACCGAGGCGACCGTGTGGGCCACGCTGGCCGAGTATACCGCCGGCCACCCGCCGATCGGCCGGCCGATCGCCAACACGCAGGCCTACCTGCTCGACCGGCATATGCAGCTGGTGCCGGCCGGCACTCCCGCCGAGCTGTACCTGGGCGGCGCCGGCCTGGCGCGCGGCTACCTGCACCGGCCCGATCTCACCGCCGAGCGCTTCGTGCCCGACCCGTTCGGCACCACGCCGGGCGCGCGGCTGTATCGCACCGGCGACATGGCGCGCTACCGCCCCGATGGGCAGATCGAGTTCCTGGGGCGCGCCGACCAGCAGGTCAAGCTGCGCGGCATGCGCATCGAGCTGGGCGAGATCGCCGCTACCCTGCGCCAGCATGCGGCCGTGCGCGAGGCGGCGGTGCTGCTGCGCGACTACGCGCCGGGCGACCAGCGCCTGGTGGCGTATGTCGTGCCGGCCGAGCAAGCGCCCGACCATACGCCCACGCTGCCGGCCGGCCTGCGCGCGTTTCTCAAGCAGCGCCTGCCCGAGTATATGCTGCCGGCGGCGCTGGTGCCGCTGGCCGCGCTGCCGCAAACACCCGGCGGCAAGCTCGACCAGCGCGCCCTGCCGGTGCCGCTGGCCCAACCGCAGCCGGCCGCGCCAGGCGCCCTGCAAGGCCAGCTCGAACACACAATCGCCGCGATCTGGCAGTCGCTGCTGGGGGTCGCTGCGGTCGGCCGCGACGACAACTTCTTCGACCTGGGCGGCCACTCGCTGCTGATCGTGCAGGTGCAGCACCAGCTCAACGCCGCGCTTGGCCGCGAGATCGCGATCGTCGAGCTGTTTCGCTACCCGACCGTCGGCACGCTGGCGCAGTTTCTGGCCGGCGCGGCCGGCGACGGCGCACCCGACGCCGGGCAGGCGCGCGCCAGCGCCCGGCGTGGCCGGCCCGCGCCGCACGACCAGGCAGTCGCAATCATCGGCATGAGCGCGCGCTTCCCCGGCGCGCCCGACATCGCCAGCTTCTGGCAGAACCTGCGCGACGGCGTCGAGTCGATCAGCTTCTTTTCCGAGCACGAGCTACTCGACGCCGGCGTGAGCCCGGCGCTGCTGGCCCAGCCGAACTACGTGCGGGCAAGCGGAGTGATCGACGGAGCCGACCTGTTCGACGCGGCGTTTTTCGGCTATAGCCCGCGCGAGGCCGAGATCATGGACCCGCAGCAGCGCGTGTTTCTGGAATGCGCCTGGGCCGCGCTGGAAGACGCCGGCTACCCGCCCGACGCCACGCCGGTGCCAACCGGCGTGTATGGCGGCGTCAGCCTGAACCGCTACTGGCTGAACCTGGCCGGCAACCCCGCCATCAGCGAGACCATGGGCGGCTTTCACACGGTCATGTCGAACGACCGCGATTTCCTGACCACCCGCGTGTCGTACAAGCTGAACCTGCGTGGCCCGAGCGTCAATATCCAGAGCGCCTGCTCGACCTCGCTGGTGGCGGTGCATAGCGCCTGCCAGGCGCTGCTGCATCACGAGTGCGATATGGCCCTGGCCGGCGGGGTTTCGGTGGCGGCGCCGGCCAAAACCGGCTACACCTACCACGAGGGCGGCATCGCCGCGCCCGACGGCCACTGCCGCGCGTTCGACGCCCAGGCGCGCGGCACGGTGTATGGCAGCGGCGTGGGCCTGGTGGTGCTCAAGCGCCTGGCCGACGCGCTGGCCGATCACGACCAGATCTACGCGGTGATCAAAGGCTCGGCCAGCAATAACGACGGCGCGCGTAAGGTCGGCTACACCGCGCCCAGCGTCGAAGGCCAAGCCGAGGTGATCGCCGAGGCGCTGGCGCTGGCCGATCTGTCGCCCGCCTCGATCGGCTATGTCGAGGCCCACGGCACCGGCACGCCGCTGGGCGACCCGATCGAGGTGGCGGCGCTGAACCAGGCCTTTCGCGCCAGCGCGCTGCCGGCCGGCGCATGCGCGCTTGGCTCGGTCAAATCGAATGTCGGCCACCTCGACGCCGCCGCCGGCATCGCCGGGCTGATCAAGGCTACCCTGGCGCTCAAGCACGCGCAGATCCCGCCCAGCCTGCACTTCAGCCAGCCCAACCCGCAGATCGACTTCGCTGCCGGCCCGTTTTATGTCAACGCCCAGCTAGCCGCCTGGCCCACGACTGGCCAGCCGCGCCGCGCCGGCGTGAGCTCGTTCGGCATCGGCGGCACCAATGCGCATGTTGTGCTCGAGCAGGCGCCCGAGCAGGCGCCCGAGCCGCCGGGCCAGCCCTGGCAGCTGGTGCTGCTCTCGGCCAAAACTGCGCCCGCGCTCGACGCGGCCGCCGCGAATATGGCAGCCTACCTGCGCCACAATCCCGGCGCAAACCTGGCCGACCTGGCCTATACGCTGCAGGTCGGCCGCAGCCGCTTCAGCCATCGCCGGGCCGTGCTGTGCCGCACGACCGACGAGGCGGCCGGCGCACTAGAGGCCGGCGACCCCCAGCTGGTGTTCGACGAACAGCAGCCCGCGCGCGACCGGCCGGTTGTGTTTATGTTCCCCGGCGGCGGCGGCCAGCATGTGCGCATGGCCCACGAGCTATACGCGGCCGAGCCGGTGTTCCGCGCGCAGGTCGATGCCTGCGCCGAGCTGCTCGCACCCCACCTGGGCTGCGACCTGCGCGCCGTGCTGTTCGCCACACCCGAGCAGGCCGATGCCGCTGCCCAGCAGCTGGCGCAGACCGCGCTGGCCCTACCCGCGCTGTTCACGGTCTGCTATGCGCTGGCACAGCTGTGGCAATCCTGGGGCCTGCGCCCGGCCGCGCTGATTGGCCATAGCCTGGGCGAGTACGTGGCCGCCTGCCTGGCCGGCGTGTTCCGCCTGCCCGACGCGCTGGCGCTGGTGGCCACGCGCGGCCGGCTGATGCAGGCGCTGCCGCCCGGCCGCATGCTCAGCGTGGCCCTGCCCGAGGCCGCCGTGCGCGCGCGCCTGGGCCACGGCCTCGACCTGGCCGCCGTGAACGGCCCGGCGCTGTGCGTCGTGTCTGGCCCTGCCCAGGCGCTGGCCGCGTTCGAGCAGGCGCTACGCGCCGAGCAGATCGAGTGCCAGCCGGTGCCGATCGACGTGGCCGCACACTCGGCTATGGTCGACCCGATCCTGGCCGAGTTCGGCGCGTGCGTGCGCGGCATGCCGCTCCAGCCGCCCCAGATCGCCTGTATCTCGGGCGTCAGCGGCACCTGGCTGACCGACGCCGAGGCGACCGACCCGGCCTACTGGGTGCGCCACCTGCGCCAGACCGTGCGCTTCGCCGATGGGGTGGCCGAGCTGCTGCGCGAGCCGGCGCGCGTGCTGCTAGAAGTGGGGCCTGGCCGCGCGCTGAGCGCCATGGCCCGGCTGCAAGCCGGCGACGACCCGGCCGTCACCACGCTGGCGTCGCTGCCCAGCCGCCACGATCGCCAGCCCGAGCTGGCGGTGCTGTACGGCGCGCTGGCGCGGCTCTGGCTGGCCGGCGCGGCGATCGACTGGCCAGCAGTGCATGCGCACGCGCCGCGCCGCCGGGTGTCGCTGCCAACCTACCCGTTCGAACGCTGGCGCTTCTGGATCGACCCGCAGCCCGCCGCCCGCCCGGCCGCAGCGCCGCGCCTCGACCCGCAGGACTGGCTGCACGCGCCGTCGTGGACGCGCGCGCTGCCGCTGCGGCGCCTGGCGCCGGCCGAGCTGGCCCAGCAGCCGCGCCGCTGGCTGCTACTGCTCGACGAGGCTGGCCTGGGCGAGCAGCTGGCCCTGCGCCTGGCGCAGGCCGGCCATACCGTGCTGACCGCCCAGCCCGGCCTGCAGTTCGCCCAGCTGGCGCCCGGCCGCTACACGCTCGACCCGGCCCAGCCCGAGGGCTACGACACCCTGCTGGGCGCGCTGCAGCTGGCCGGCCAGCTGCCCGAGATCATCCTGCACCTGTGGGCCATGCAGCCGGCCAGCCCGCCCTACGACTCATTCGAGCGCTTTGAGCGCGCCCAGGAGCGCGGCCTGTACAGCCTGCTGCGGCTGGCCCAGGCGCTGGGCAGCCTCGAGCTGGCTGCGCCCATCCGGCTGGGCGTGATCGCCGACCGGCTGTATGCCGTGACCGGCAGCGAGCCGATCGCGCCCGAGCAGGCCACGCTGCTGGCCGCCTGCAAGGTCATTCCGCAGGAGTACCCGCAGATCACCTGCCGCAGCCTGGATGTGCGCGTGTCGCCGGCCGAGCTGCGCCCCGACGCGATCGTGCTCGACCAGATCATCGCCGAGCTGGTGGCCGAAGACGGCAGCGACACACTGGCGTATCGCGGGCCGCACCGCTGGCGGCCGGCCTTCGAGCCGATCCGCGCGGCGCCGGCTGCGGAGCCGCGGCTGCGCCAGCAGGGCGTGTACATGATCACCGGCGGCATGGGCGGCATCGGCGCGCTGCTGGCCGGCTTCCTGGCGCGCCAGGCGCAGGCCCGGCTGGTGCTGGTGGGGCGCCGCGCGCCACCGCCGCGCGCCGAGTGGCCGGCCTGGCTGGCGGCCCACCCGGCCGACGACCCGATCAGCGCGCGGATCGAGCTGGTGTACGCGCTCGAGGCTCACGGCGCCGAGGTGCTGGCGCTGGCCGCCGACGTAGCCGACCTGGCCCAGATGCGCGCGGTGGTCGCGCAGGCCCAGGCGCGCTTTGGCCCGCTGCATGGCGTGATCCACGCGGCCGGCGTGCCGGGCGGCGGCATGATCCAGCTGCGCACGCCCGCCGAGGTGGCCGCGTCGCTCGCGCCCAAGGCGCGCGGCACGCTCGTGCTCGATGCGCTCGTGCGCGATATGCCGCTCGATTTTCTGGTGCTGTTCTCCTCGCTCAACGCGCTGCTGGGCGGGTTCGGCCAGGCCGATTACTGCGCCGCCAACCTGTTTCTCGATGCATTTGCCCAGGCCCGCAGCGGCGCGGCCGGCCCCGAGGTGCTGTCGATCAACTGGAGCCTGTGGCGCGGCGTGGGTATGGCCACGCTGGGCGGGCTGGCCGGCGCACTGGGCGATACCGTGCAGCCCGAGCGCGCCGGCATGGCCCCCGAGCAGGCCCTGCAGGTGTTCGATCGCATTCTGCGCCTGGGCCGGCTGCCACAGGTGGTCGTGTCGCTGCTGCCGCCCGAGGCATTGCTCGAGCAGAGCCGGCAGCTGACGCGCGCGGCGATCGAGCAGGCGCTGGCCCAGGCGCCCGCCGCGCCGGCCGTGGCGCGCCACCCGCGCCGCAACCTGCCAACCGCCTACGTGGCCCCGCGCACCGACACCGAGCGCCGCATCGCCGAGCTGTGGGAGCAGCTGCTGGGCGTTACGCCGATCGGCATCAACGACAACTTCTTCGACCTGGGCGGGCACTCGCTGCTGGCCATCCAGCTGGTCGGGCAGCTGCGCGCCGAATTCCAGGCCGATGTGTCGCTGCACGGCCTGTTCGAGACACCCACGGTGGCGCAGGTCGCTGCCGGCATTACCGCCGGCCCGGCGCCTGGCGCACAGGCCGAGACACTCGAAGCCATGCTCCAGATGGTCGAGGGGCTTTCCGACGACGAGGTTGCGGCGCTGCTGCTCGGCAGTTCGCCCGAGGGGGATACCACGCCATGA